One Tolypothrix bouteillei VB521301 DNA window includes the following coding sequences:
- a CDS encoding Coenzyme F420 hydrogenase/dehydrogenase, beta subunit C-terminal domain — protein sequence MTSVDSSKHKKAKALKPGSRRPAKELCSECGLCDTYYIHYVKEACAFINQQIETLEQQTHSRSRNLEKPDELYFGVHQDMMAARKKEPVPGAQWTGIVSTIAIEMLNRGIVEGVVCVQNTKEDRFGPMPVIARTPEEVLAAKVNKPTLSPNLSILEQVEKSGLKRLLVIGVGCQIQALRAVEKQLGLEKLYVLGTPCVDNVSREGLQKFLETTSKSPDTVVHYEFMQDFRVHFKHEDGSIEKVPFFGLKTNKLKDVFAPSCMSCFDYVNSLADLVVGYMGAPFGWQWIVVRNDQGQQMLDLVNEQLETQPVMSKGDRKAAVQQSIPAYDKGVTLPMWAAQLMGVFIEKIGPKGLEYARFSIDSHFTRNYLYVKRNHPEKLEAHIPQFAKCIVEQYQLPES from the coding sequence ATGACTTCTGTGGATTCTAGCAAGCATAAGAAAGCCAAAGCTCTCAAACCCGGTAGCCGCCGTCCTGCAAAGGAACTATGTAGTGAATGCGGGCTGTGCGATACATACTATATTCATTATGTCAAGGAAGCTTGCGCGTTCATCAATCAGCAAATAGAGACTCTCGAACAACAAACTCACTCGCGATCGCGTAACCTAGAAAAACCTGATGAACTCTACTTTGGCGTCCACCAAGATATGATGGCGGCGCGGAAAAAGGAGCCCGTTCCTGGTGCTCAATGGACTGGTATTGTCAGTACCATCGCAATTGAAATGCTCAATCGCGGTATTGTTGAAGGTGTTGTTTGCGTCCAAAATACCAAAGAAGATCGCTTTGGTCCAATGCCTGTCATCGCTCGTACCCCAGAGGAAGTACTAGCAGCAAAGGTTAACAAACCAACTCTTTCACCCAACCTTTCTATTCTCGAACAAGTAGAAAAATCCGGGCTAAAGCGACTGTTAGTCATTGGTGTTGGTTGTCAAATTCAAGCATTACGGGCTGTTGAAAAACAATTGGGCTTAGAAAAACTTTACGTTTTGGGGACACCTTGTGTCGATAATGTCAGCCGTGAAGGGCTGCAAAAATTTTTAGAAACCACTAGTAAATCGCCCGATACTGTGGTTCATTATGAATTTATGCAAGACTTTCGAGTTCATTTTAAACACGAAGATGGCTCGATTGAAAAAGTACCGTTTTTTGGGCTGAAAACGAACAAACTTAAAGATGTTTTTGCCCCTTCCTGTATGAGTTGCTTTGACTATGTTAATTCTCTTGCCGATTTAGTTGTGGGATATATGGGAGCACCTTTTGGTTGGCAATGGATTGTTGTGAGAAATGACCAAGGTCAACAAATGCTCGACTTGGTAAACGAGCAACTCGAAACTCAACCAGTCATGTCCAAAGGCGATCGCAAAGCTGCCGTCCAACAAAGTATACCAGCCTACGATAAAGGCGTCACCCTTCCCATGTGGGCAGCACAATTAATGGGTGTTTTTATTGAAAAAATCGGTCCTAAAGGTTTAGAATACGCCCGTTTTTCCATAGACTCCCACTTTACCCGCAATTATTTATATGTTAAGCGGAATCATCCAGAGAAATTAGAAGCACATATTCCACAATTTGCCAAGTGTATTGTTGAGCAATATCAGTTACCGGAGTCGTAG
- a CDS encoding ubiquinol-cytochrome c reductase iron-sulfur subunit, which translates to MDRREFMSWVGVAGVASSLPGVISACSSQNTQPPASPPRADGFQAVGTVADLDKNGQILNEKFATSKVLVVRDPNNTSQVLAVNPVCTHAGCDVGWKKDENSFVCPCHGSKFAADGKVLNGPADKPIPTYTAKVEGNEVLVKAG; encoded by the coding sequence GTGGACCGTCGTGAATTTATGAGTTGGGTTGGTGTAGCAGGCGTTGCTAGTTCTTTACCGGGAGTTATCAGTGCTTGTTCTTCTCAAAACACTCAGCCACCAGCAAGCCCTCCCCGTGCTGACGGATTTCAGGCTGTTGGCACAGTAGCAGATTTAGACAAAAATGGTCAAATTCTCAATGAAAAATTTGCTACTAGCAAAGTGTTGGTCGTTCGAGATCCAAACAACACGAGTCAAGTCCTAGCTGTCAATCCCGTTTGCACTCATGCGGGTTGTGATGTTGGATGGAAAAAAGATGAAAATTCTTTTGTTTGTCCCTGTCATGGTTCTAAATTTGCTGCTGATGGTAAGGTTCTCAACGGTCCTGCTGACAAGCCCATACCTACGTATACAGCAAAGGTTGAAGGGAATGAGGTTTTGGTAAAAGCAGGTTAG
- a CDS encoding alkaline phosphatase PhoX, producing the protein MAFSRRKFFALAGTTAATLVVGENLKGLYARAQGASSTTYGYGPLIKDPNGLLDLPAGFQYKAFSRTGDLMSDGNPVPGGHDGMAAFAGPNRSVILVRNHELSPNSSTEVKGNKYDELCKGGTTTLVVNPARELVRDYASLAGTYRNCAGGLTPWGSWISCEENTSTPETTPSTIEQPANSGIFVPNPNRVTKRHGYNFEVPALWKPKKGTVDPVPLIEMGRFNHEAVAVDPRTGIVYQTEDAGDSLFYRFIPNKPGYLQEGGVLEALAIVGLFQENTKTGFPVGKKYQAEWVRIEDYDPYADTVRKEGFAKGAAQFARGEGIWYGNGEFYFCCTSGGANSGGQVWRYIPGRTAKEGGTIELFVEPNDKSILDMPDNIVVAPFGDLILCEDGDDEQFVVGVTPEGGLYQFARNALNDNEFAGACFSPDNQTLFVNIQTPGITFAIWGPWNK; encoded by the coding sequence ATGGCTTTCTCAAGAAGAAAATTTTTTGCCCTAGCAGGTACAACTGCTGCAACTTTAGTTGTTGGAGAGAACTTAAAAGGTCTTTACGCAAGAGCACAAGGAGCATCGTCAACAACATATGGTTATGGTCCCCTCATCAAAGACCCCAATGGCTTGTTAGACTTACCTGCTGGATTTCAGTATAAAGCCTTTTCCCGCACAGGCGATCTCATGAGCGATGGTAACCCCGTACCCGGAGGTCATGATGGAATGGCAGCTTTTGCTGGACCAAATCGCTCAGTAATCTTAGTTCGCAACCACGAACTTAGCCCAAATTCTTCAACTGAGGTAAAAGGCAACAAGTATGACGAGCTTTGTAAAGGCGGTACAACAACATTAGTTGTTAATCCAGCACGCGAGCTTGTCAGAGACTATGCATCACTAGCAGGAACCTACCGCAACTGTGCTGGAGGTCTGACTCCTTGGGGATCGTGGATTAGTTGTGAAGAAAATACTTCCACTCCAGAAACAACCCCAAGCACCATAGAACAACCCGCTAATTCTGGTATTTTTGTACCCAATCCAAACAGAGTGACTAAACGCCACGGGTACAACTTTGAAGTTCCAGCACTTTGGAAGCCCAAAAAAGGTACTGTAGACCCCGTACCTTTAATAGAAATGGGTCGATTCAACCACGAAGCTGTAGCTGTAGATCCCAGAACCGGAATTGTATATCAGACAGAAGATGCAGGAGATAGCCTCTTCTATCGCTTTATTCCTAACAAACCGGGCTACTTGCAAGAAGGCGGTGTTTTAGAAGCTCTTGCGATCGTCGGTTTATTTCAAGAAAATACCAAAACTGGTTTCCCTGTAGGGAAGAAGTATCAAGCTGAATGGGTTCGTATTGAAGATTACGATCCTTATGCGGACACCGTGCGGAAAGAAGGTTTTGCTAAGGGAGCCGCACAATTTGCTCGTGGTGAAGGTATATGGTATGGCAACGGAGAATTTTACTTCTGCTGCACGAGTGGTGGTGCTAACAGTGGTGGTCAGGTATGGCGTTACATCCCTGGTAGAACTGCTAAAGAGGGCGGTACAATTGAACTATTTGTAGAGCCAAACGATAAGAGCATACTAGATATGCCAGATAATATTGTCGTAGCTCCCTTTGGAGACCTAATCCTTTGTGAAGATGGTGATGACGAGCAATTTGTTGTTGGGGTAACTCCTGAAGGTGGGCTTTATCAGTTTGCTCGCAACGCTCTTAATGACAATGAATTTGCTGGTGCTTGCTTCTCACCAGACAATCAAACTTTGTTTGTGAATATTCAAACTCCTGGTATCACTTTCGCTATCTGGGGACCTTGGAATAAATAA
- a CDS encoding DnaJ domain-containing protein, translating to MKQNSPTGAAFIVGGNLAGAGVSTTVGGMGLAGGFGAVGLGTVPIVGAGGVVGAAAYGAFKAISEGDAAAFCAMGIGSIGGAGISSVVGGMGLVAPKIGLAVGIGTVPMAGVVAVVGLAAYGIAKLLDETGTRETPAQVFERMEEKVLQMEAYSAAVTELEVFLYGENLNQKFAALEVEDETQVLKAEFQQKTETCVSSSVKFETANPKVETETNSLKSRSLETWKCVNIIKGHSAGVNTIAFTPDGQSFVSGSDDKSVHLWDLKTGKWLYTFAGQAEAVLSVAISPDGQIIASGCVDRKITSWKLDTKKYCHTFLYLDFPYSHTGFIHSIVFSPNGSILASCSDDKTIRLWGRYTGELKRTLNGHTEAVLSIAIGSYAKVLASGSADRTIRFWDLNTGKQLRMLTGHLAAINTIVISPDGHTLISGSTDATIKLWNFHTGELLETLTGHSSAVVSVAIAPDGQTLASTSRDGIIHLWNLRLGKILQTLSGSSPVAFSPDGKTLVSGGKGATLKIWTQRFGSDDSVLENILLGNEEWWEVLAVDKFASPKAVKFAYVRLARLYHPDINGSACAKSKMQAINRAYKEFRQQLNMDNLGNSVK from the coding sequence GTGAAACAAAACTCCCCAACAGGTGCAGCATTTATTGTAGGAGGAAACTTAGCAGGTGCTGGTGTTTCGACAACTGTCGGCGGAATGGGTCTGGCTGGAGGATTTGGAGCAGTTGGACTGGGAACAGTTCCTATAGTTGGTGCTGGTGGTGTTGTTGGTGCTGCTGCTTATGGTGCTTTTAAGGCAATAAGTGAAGGAGACGCAGCTGCTTTCTGTGCAATGGGAATTGGCTCAATAGGTGGTGCTGGCATTTCTAGTGTTGTCGGTGGGATGGGATTAGTTGCTCCTAAAATAGGTTTAGCCGTTGGTATCGGTACAGTACCGATGGCTGGAGTTGTTGCAGTGGTAGGACTCGCTGCGTATGGTATTGCTAAGTTGCTGGACGAAACTGGAACACGGGAAACACCAGCACAAGTTTTTGAGCGGATGGAAGAAAAAGTTTTACAGATGGAAGCTTATTCCGCAGCAGTGACGGAGTTAGAAGTATTTTTATATGGGGAGAATTTAAATCAAAAATTTGCTGCTTTGGAAGTTGAGGATGAAACGCAAGTACTCAAGGCAGAATTCCAGCAAAAAACAGAAACTTGTGTCTCTTCGTCTGTGAAGTTTGAAACCGCAAACCCTAAAGTTGAAACAGAAACGAATTCTCTCAAATCCCGATCGCTTGAAACTTGGAAATGCGTAAATATTATTAAGGGTCACTCTGCAGGAGTCAATACGATCGCATTTACTCCTGATGGTCAAAGTTTTGTCAGTGGAAGTGATGACAAATCGGTTCATTTGTGGGATTTGAAAACTGGAAAATGGCTCTACACTTTTGCGGGGCAAGCAGAGGCAGTATTATCTGTTGCCATTAGCCCTGATGGTCAAATAATTGCAAGTGGCTGTGTAGATAGGAAGATTACTAGCTGGAAACTAGATACCAAAAAATATTGCCATACTTTTTTATACTTAGATTTCCCTTACAGCCATACTGGCTTTATACATTCAATTGTTTTTAGCCCTAATGGAAGTATTCTTGCTAGCTGTAGTGATGACAAGACAATAAGACTTTGGGGACGTTATACCGGAGAATTAAAACGTACTTTAAATGGACATACAGAAGCAGTTTTATCTATTGCGATCGGTTCTTATGCAAAAGTTTTAGCCAGTGGTAGTGCCGATCGCACCATAAGATTTTGGGATTTAAACACCGGAAAGCAGTTACGCATGCTTACCGGACATTTGGCAGCAATTAACACCATCGTTATCAGTCCTGATGGTCATACTCTAATCAGTGGAAGTACTGATGCTACTATCAAGTTATGGAATTTTCATACTGGTGAATTACTTGAAACTTTAACCGGACACTCAAGCGCAGTTGTGTCTGTTGCGATCGCTCCTGACGGACAAACCCTTGCAAGTACCAGCAGAGACGGTATCATTCATCTTTGGAATTTGCGCTTGGGAAAAATTCTACAAACTCTTTCTGGAAGCAGCCCTGTTGCTTTTAGTCCTGATGGAAAGACATTAGTCAGTGGAGGAAAAGGTGCCACTCTCAAGATTTGGACTCAAAGATTTGGTAGTGACGATTCAGTACTAGAAAATATATTACTGGGGAATGAGGAATGGTGGGAAGTTTTGGCAGTTGATAAGTTTGCTTCTCCAAAAGCTGTAAAGTTTGCGTATGTAA
- a CDS encoding GNAT family N-acetyltransferase: MTHASPELPSGVIIRPIQLTDIDVLSLKMMPNDPRRLPSWASTKMILTLYKIGEGIVSAILPSSLLYLLILFAGGLNIPINWLWIWAAWLILLEICIFFALTHRHDWLNCCWVVEHQGGFVAYAVLRPYNHFRILEWLQVHSKWRRKGIGSALMRTLISQSQKPIYLESSFLSVRFYTRLSFRKIPWKDMPPEVQQRFSFIGSTVLMVYST; encoded by the coding sequence ATGACTCATGCCTCACCTGAGTTACCTTCAGGTGTAATTATTCGCCCAATTCAACTGACAGATATCGATGTCCTATCACTTAAGATGATGCCTAACGATCCGCGTCGTTTACCGTCTTGGGCATCTACAAAGATGATACTAACTCTTTACAAAATTGGAGAGGGTATAGTTTCAGCTATCCTACCTAGCAGTTTACTTTATTTGCTGATTTTGTTTGCTGGAGGACTCAATATACCAATTAATTGGTTGTGGATATGGGCGGCTTGGTTAATTCTCTTAGAAATTTGCATCTTCTTTGCCCTAACTCATCGCCATGACTGGCTTAACTGCTGCTGGGTAGTGGAGCACCAAGGGGGTTTCGTTGCTTATGCTGTCTTGCGTCCATACAACCATTTTAGGATTTTGGAATGGCTACAAGTACATTCTAAATGGAGAAGAAAAGGCATTGGTTCTGCATTAATGAGAACTTTGATCTCGCAATCTCAAAAGCCTATTTACTTAGAAAGCAGTTTTCTTAGTGTTAGATTCTACACTCGCCTTAGCTTTCGGAAAATTCCATGGAAAGATATGCCCCCTGAAGTTCAACAGCGATTCTCTTTTATAGGTAGTACTGTTTTAATGGTCTACAGCACTTAA